aTTCTATATTTACGATAATGTGCTGATAGGTAaagtatttatatattggtGCGTTTACGTTAGTATTTATATGTTAGTGTACTTATATAGCTGTAGTATGACAGGTGAAGTAGTAGTGAGTAGAGTCAATGTCAGTGAATATGTAAAAGAGCAATATGAGTAGCATGATATTGGAAAGTAGAGGGCACGGGGGTGAcgtgatggtggtgatgcGATGGTGATTGTATGTTGTTCATGTTAGCAATGGCATTATGTAGAAGCTTATATATGGTCAAGGTGTTACAGTATGGAAGTATTGAGTGCAGTTGTATGGTCCACAAGGATAAGTGATTAGTTGTGGATAGTTAGATGTGACGTAAATAGGTAGAGAGAGTAAACAACATATGATATAAACTGCTGAGGTGAGTGTCATATATAGTGATGAGGTGTGCTATGTCAGTATTCTGTAGTGTCCGTGTGAGTATGTGCTGGATACGATATCTAttggccagtaaaatcttgtgacatttgttgggattcatttttgataagattAATAATGTTATGTAGATAGAATTACTAGAAGTgctcctcatggatttaggaatccacgaaagggaatcgacaattttacatgaTCTCATagttatttcttccttgatTTTATATGTCGTTATTCActgatcctattgcattatcaatccttgcacttcagctttCACTgatctgataatttttgtcatcttcttaacaccgtatatgataatcatCTATTTACGTGATTGAACGCATcaatcagctgtactagtaattgatggatagttgattattgtttcaaGATGATACAAGAGTAAAAGTATGaggtgaaagaaaagggcaATTGATTGACAGAGCGGATATTGTAGGATGACATAGTGGCACATGATATATAGATGATCGGTTGGCGGCGGTATTACATAATAACATCCGTATGAGTATATATCCTACCATGTCTGTTCTCTACAttgctttttcattcaaaattattggtTTTCCTAGCCGCACGCAGGCATCCCGcgcatttctttttctcgaagaaagcggaaaaaaaaaaaacaaaaagtatAAATAGTGGAGTCTTTTCCCATTTGACATTTAGTGAAAACTTCGactggaaattttttgccGAACATTTAACCGGAGAACCTTGGTGGCTTTTTTGATCAGTTTCGTGGGCTCGTACATTTTACTTAGTATGCTgggaattttttcttctgtatTCTATTCTATTCCTTGCCTTACTTTTCCTATTAtttcttatttatataactaagttcaaaaaactttctAGCTGTCATAAACGCATTTCGTTTATAACAAACTAAAAGAAGTAAATATTTTCAGTGCAATTGGTAACAACCCAGAATACGTAAAAGCAATGGCCGCTATTAAAGACTACAAGACTGCACTGGAATTTACCAGGAGCCTACCGAGACTGGATGGTTTGTCTGTGCAGGAATTGATGGACTCCAAGATCAGAGGTGGGCTGACGTATAAcgattttttgatcttaCCAGGTTTAGTCGATTTTGCGTCCTCCGAAGTTAGCCTACAGACCAAGCTGACCAGGAATATCACTTTAAACATTCCATTGGTTTCTTCTCCAATGGACACTGTGACAGAATCGGAAATGGCCATCTTTATGGCTCTGTCGGGTGGTATCGGCTTCATTCACCATAACTGTACGCCCGAGGACCAAGCTGACATGGTCAGAAGAGTCAAGAACTATGAAAATGGGTTTATTAACAACCCTATAGTGATTTCTCCAACAACCACCGTTGGTGAAGCTAAGAGgatgaaggaaaagtaTGGATTTGCAGGATTTCCTGTCACGGAAGATGGCAAGAGAAATGCAAAGTTGGTGGGTGTCATCACTTCTCGTGATATACAATTCGTTGAGGACAACTCTTTACTCGTTCAGAATGTCATGACTGAAAACCCTGTTACCGGTGCACAAGGTATCACATTATCAGAAGGTAACGAAattctaaagaaaatcaaaaagggTAGGCTATTGATTGTTGATGACAAGGGTAACTTAGTTTCTATGCTTTCCAGAACtgatttaatgaaaaatcaaaactacCCATTAGCGTCCAAAGCTGCCAACACCAAGCAATTGCTATGTGGTGCTTCCATTGGTACTATGGACGGTGATAGAGAAAGACTAAGATTATTGGTGAAAGCCGGCTTGGATGTCGTCGTATTGGATTCATCCCAAGGCAACTCTGTTTTCCAATTGAACATGCTCAAGTGGGTCAAAGAGAGTTTCCCAGGTCTGGAAGTCATCGCTGGTAACGTAGTCACCAGGGAACAAGCTGCCAATTTGATTGCTGCCGGTGCGGACGGTTTGAGAATTGGTATGGGAACTGGCTCTATTTGTATCACTCAAGAAGTTATGGCTTGTGGTAGGCCACAAGGTACAGCCGTCTACAATGTGTGTGAATTTGCTAACCAATTCGGTGTTCCATGTATGGCAGATGGTGGTGTTCAAAACATCGGTCACATTACCAAGGCCTTGGCTCTTGGTTCCTCTACTGTTATGATGGGTGGAATGTTGGCCGGTACTACCGAATCACCAGGTGAATATTTCTATCAAGATGGTAAAAGATTGAAGGCGTACCGTGGTATGGGTTCCATTGACGCCATGCAAAAGACTGGtaccaaagaaaatgcatCTACCTCTCGCTACTTTTCCGAATCTGACAGCGTTTTGGTTGCCCAAGGTGTTTCCGGTGCTGTCGTTGACAAAGGTTCCATTAAGAAATTCATTCCATATTTGTACAATGGTTTACAACATTCTTGCCAAGACATTGGTTGCAAATCCCTAACTTtattaaaggaaaacgTCCAAAGCGGTAGAGTTCGATTTGAGTTCAGAACCGCTTCTGCTCAACTAGAAGGTGGTGTTCATAATTTACATTCTTACGAAAAGCGTTTACATAActgaatgttgaaatggaaTCATTAATACAATAATACTGATGATAATGTTATGTAGTGCTGCCCGTATGACCTCCTGTTCTTATTACGTTACAATTGTATTAATGGGGTGATATGTTTGTGATACTTCGCTTATGTTGATATATAGTATGTTTATAGCTTCttattgataattagtatatttttatgtttggGTATTTTTAGTGGTGATTATTTGGTGGTGTATATATTagcatatataaaatagGTGGTGGATATTTGTATAAAAACGTCATGAAGCGTGGAGTTAAGagtatttatatgataTTTGGGAGTGTTTAACTAATTATAGATATTAAAAAGTGGATAATCATGGTAGTTATGGGCTAATGGCACagggtataaaccgctgaggtaagggccgtgtttagtgatgtgatggaatagtgatggtaaagcatgtggtggtACATGTTCAGAATAAAATTAAAGGGTGTTTCAACAGCCCGTTCAAATGGTGGATAGCGTAATAGCAAGGTGAGTGGTAGTATCATGGTGATATGGTAGTGATGTTAATAGCagtgatgataatgatgaggTGTGGTATTGCAGTATTCTATAGTGTCCGTGTGGCTATGTGCTGGATATGATATTATGATTCAATGGGGAAGAGTCGGTTTAATGAGGCGGGATACATGATGGATATAGGGTGATGGTCTAAGTAAGATGGGTGGTGTATGTTTATAGTTtacgattattgtatatagTAGGTGAATAGAGTGTAGTGTttaaaggatataaagGAGGTGTGGTAATGACGAGTGGATGAATATGTTGATTAGAATGCAGATAAGGGGTATGAAGTGTTAGATGTGAGATAGTATGAGTTTGGTGTAATGACATTAGGTATGAACGGCTGGGTGTGCCAGGTGGTAGTATCAAAGTAAGGTGATGGTAATTGagagatacagaagaggtgagagggtgataacttggggatatgttattcaggatgcagatatgagatatagatggataaatGTGGAATACAgtgagtttaatgtggaaatggccctgggtataaaccactgaggt
The Saccharomyces kudriavzevii IFO 1802 strain IFO1802 genome assembly, chromosome: 14 DNA segment above includes these coding regions:
- the SKDI14G4030 gene encoding IMPDH/GMPR family protein, with product MAAIKDYKTALEFTRSLPRLDGLSVQELMDSKIRGGLTYNDFLILPGLVDFASSEVSLQTKLTRNITLNIPLVSSPMDTVTESEMAIFMALSGGIGFIHHNCTPEDQADMVRRVKNYENGFINNPIVISPTTTVGEAKRMKEKYGFAGFPVTEDGKRNAKLVGVITSRDIQFVEDNSLLVQNVMTENPVTGAQGITLSEGNEILKKIKKGRLLIVDDKGNLVSMLSRTDLMKNQNYPLASKAANTKQLLCGASIGTMDGDRERLRLLVKAGLDVVVLDSSQGNSVFQLNMLKWVKESFPGLEVIAGNVVTREQAANLIAAGADGLRIGMGTGSICITQEVMACGRPQGTAVYNVCEFANQFGVPCMADGGVQNIGHITKALALGSSTVMMGGMLAGTTESPGEYFYQDGKRLKAYRGMGSIDAMQKTGTKENASTSRYFSESDSVLVAQGVSGAVVDKGSIKKFIPYLYNGLQHSCQDIGCKSLTLLKENVQSGRVRFEFRTASAQLEGGVHNLHSYEKRLHN